One stretch of Hyalangium gracile DNA includes these proteins:
- a CDS encoding phosphatase PAP2 family protein codes for MSPWSLESLRLLDGQRKVRLKAVDLIIIGACSLAALTLVGPARWAPGALESAAGFTLFALGPLVLRTAQAAWPRRRVLRWVADFWLLPVAMMGHELLNPLVDAFTPVLKDAQLATMDERLFGTQVSVLVSNAVPPWLMDVLMVCYYGHFIWGLVLGLVLYFHKRVAAFDEYLLALGLFFTLGYSAYIVVPAIGPRFFLLGAFSGPLSGVFVTSLLDSMMRTPVFVRDCFPSGHTGATLLVLFYSFRFSRRVFWVMLLPGIGLIVATLAGRFHYATDLVAVLPLVVLVVGAAMALSRAGSRRRGFAPARSVPMDAIVRP; via the coding sequence ATGAGTCCCTGGTCCCTGGAGAGCCTGAGGTTGCTCGACGGCCAGCGGAAGGTGCGCCTCAAGGCCGTGGACCTCATCATCATCGGCGCCTGCTCGCTCGCCGCCCTGACGCTCGTGGGGCCGGCCCGCTGGGCGCCCGGCGCGCTGGAGTCCGCCGCCGGCTTCACCCTGTTCGCGCTGGGGCCCCTGGTGCTCCGGACGGCACAGGCGGCGTGGCCTCGCAGGCGGGTGCTGCGCTGGGTGGCCGACTTCTGGCTGCTGCCCGTGGCGATGATGGGCCATGAGCTGCTCAATCCGCTGGTGGACGCCTTCACCCCGGTGCTGAAGGACGCCCAGCTCGCGACGATGGATGAGCGGCTCTTCGGCACCCAGGTGTCGGTGCTCGTCTCCAACGCGGTGCCACCCTGGCTGATGGACGTGCTGATGGTCTGCTACTACGGCCACTTCATCTGGGGCCTGGTGCTGGGGCTGGTGCTGTACTTCCACAAGCGCGTGGCGGCCTTCGATGAGTACCTGCTGGCGCTCGGCCTGTTCTTCACGCTGGGGTACTCGGCCTACATCGTCGTGCCCGCCATCGGGCCGCGCTTCTTCCTCCTGGGCGCCTTCTCCGGGCCGCTCTCCGGGGTGTTCGTCACGTCGTTGCTGGACTCGATGATGCGGACGCCCGTCTTCGTCCGGGACTGCTTCCCCTCGGGCCACACCGGCGCCACGCTGCTGGTGCTCTTCTATTCGTTCCGGTTCTCCCGCCGGGTGTTCTGGGTGATGCTGCTGCCGGGCATCGGCCTCATCGTGGCGACGCTGGCGGGGCGCTTCCACTACGCCACGGACCTGGTGGCGGTGCTGCCCCTGGTGGTGCTCGTCGTGGGCGCGGCCATGGCCCTCTCCCGAGCGGGGAGCCGTCGTCGCGGTTTCGCACCCGCGCGTTCCGTCCCCATGGACGCTATCGTGCGCCCCTAG
- a CDS encoding aminotransferase class I/II-fold pyridoxal phosphate-dependent enzyme, which produces MSRPHAAERVSRFGTTVFSEFSALAQKHGAVNLGQGFPDFDGPDAVKEAAQKAIRDGVNQYAITTGARDLRLAIAEHAARFHGQQVDPDTMVTVTSGATEAILDVILGLVDPGDEVVAFEPFYDSYDANITFVGAKARYVPLRAPDAQHPEWWIDQAELEAAFSPRTRLLILNSPQNPTGKVFTRAELERIGELCVRHDVKVLSDEVYEHIVFAPARHVRPSTIPSLADRTITVSSMGKTFSLTGWKIGWVIAPPPLRDAVQRAHQFVTFATASPLQAATAAALRLPDSYFQELADRYLARREKLLRGLREAGLPAHAPEGSYFILADISHLGFPDDVTFCRHLVTQVGVAAIPPSVFYSPEHKHLGRGFARFAFCKTDGVLDEGARRLRDGLSKPR; this is translated from the coding sequence ATGAGCCGGCCACACGCCGCGGAACGCGTCTCCCGCTTCGGCACCACCGTCTTCTCCGAGTTCAGCGCGTTGGCCCAGAAGCACGGCGCGGTGAACCTGGGGCAGGGCTTCCCGGACTTCGACGGCCCCGACGCGGTGAAGGAGGCCGCGCAGAAGGCCATCCGTGACGGCGTCAACCAGTACGCCATCACCACGGGCGCCAGGGATCTGCGCCTGGCCATCGCCGAGCACGCGGCGCGCTTCCACGGCCAGCAGGTGGACCCGGACACCATGGTCACCGTCACCAGTGGGGCCACCGAGGCCATCCTGGATGTCATCCTCGGGTTGGTGGATCCGGGCGACGAGGTGGTGGCCTTCGAGCCCTTCTACGACTCGTACGACGCGAACATCACCTTCGTGGGAGCCAAGGCGCGCTACGTGCCGCTGCGCGCTCCGGACGCGCAGCACCCCGAGTGGTGGATCGACCAGGCGGAGCTGGAGGCGGCCTTCAGCCCGCGCACGCGGCTGCTCATCCTGAACTCGCCGCAGAACCCCACGGGCAAGGTGTTCACCCGAGCGGAGCTGGAGCGCATCGGCGAGCTGTGCGTGCGACATGACGTGAAGGTGCTCTCGGACGAGGTGTACGAGCACATCGTCTTCGCGCCCGCCCGGCACGTGCGGCCCTCCACCATCCCCTCGCTGGCGGACCGGACCATCACCGTGAGCAGCATGGGCAAGACGTTCAGCCTCACGGGGTGGAAGATCGGCTGGGTCATCGCGCCGCCGCCGCTGCGTGACGCGGTGCAGCGCGCGCACCAGTTCGTGACGTTCGCCACGGCCTCGCCGCTGCAGGCGGCCACCGCTGCCGCGCTGCGTCTACCGGACAGCTACTTCCAGGAGCTGGCGGACCGCTACCTGGCGCGCCGCGAGAAGCTGCTGCGAGGCCTGCGGGAGGCGGGGCTGCCCGCGCACGCGCCCGAGGGCAGCTACTTCATCCTGGCGGACATCTCCCACCTGGGCTTCCCGGACGACGTGACCTTCTGTCGGCACCTGGTGACGCAAGTGGGCGTGGCGGCCATTCCTCCCAGCGTCTTCTATTCCCCGGAGCACAAGCACCTGGGTCGGGGCTTCGCGCGCTTCGCCTTCTGCAAGACGGACGGGGTGCTGGACGAGGGGGCCCGCCGCTTGCGTGATGGGCTCTCGAAGCCTCGCTGA